In Carya illinoinensis cultivar Pawnee chromosome 10, C.illinoinensisPawnee_v1, whole genome shotgun sequence, one DNA window encodes the following:
- the LOC122279880 gene encoding trans-resveratrol di-O-methyltransferase-like yields MYKKLICTKLMDLVDGQGASDELSRLQSHLYKNILSFTDSMSLYCAIQLGIPDIIHKHGQPITLKQLASKLRIHPQKTSCMHRLMRLLVYSGFITKTAAVVHEDQEEEEAYALTASSRVVLEDKVTGLSPLVQAILDPAVVNSWYSLGDWFRGTELTPFVKAHGMGFFDYCNQNQEYGITFDEGMASDSRLMSKVIKDYKTIFEGLDSLVDVGGGSGTVSRIISEAFPHIKCTVFDLPQVVANLPDDKNLKYVGGDMFQSIPAADAILMKWILHDWSDEECINILKRCKEAIRSKGKDGKIVIIDVVIDEEEEEHDITKAKLFLDALMMILLTGKERTKKEWEKLFLDAGFSHYKIVASYGLKSLIEVYPN; encoded by the exons ATGTACAAGAAGCTTATCTGCACCAAATTGATGGATCTCGTCGATGGCCAGGGTGCAAGTGATGAGCTGTCCAGACTTCAGTCTCATCTGTACAAAAATATACTAAGCTTCACAGATTCCATGTCACTCTATTGTGCAATTCAGCTAGGTATCCCTGACATCATCCATAAACATGGCCAACCCATTACTCTTAAACAGTTGGCTTCTAAGCTTCGAATCCACCCACAAAAAACCAGCTGCATGCACAGACTCATGCGTTTGCTGGTATACTCCGGCTTCATTACTAAAACGGCCGCAGTAGTTCATGAagatcaagaagaagaagaagcttatGCTCTCACAGCTTCTTCTAGGGTCGTCCTCGAAGATAAGGTCACCGGCCTGTCACCGTTGGTTCAAGCAATACTTGACCCTGCTGTTGTAAACTCATGGTATTCCTTGGGAGATTGGTTTCGAGGCACTGAGCTCACACCATTTGTGAAAGCGCATGGGATGGGTTTCTTTGACTACTGCAACCAAAACCAAGAATACGGTATCACTTTTGATGAAGGAATGGCCAGCGATTCCCGACTAATGAGCAAGGTGATCAAGGACTACAAGACCATTTTTGAGGGTTTGGATTCGTTGGTTGATGTTGGAGGTGGAAGTGGGACAGTGTCGAGGATCATTTCTGAGGCATTCCCTCACATCAAATGCACAGTGTTTGACCTCCCACAAGTGGTTGCTAATTTGCCAGATGATAAAAACTTGAAATACGTCGGTGGAGATATGTTTCAGTCCATCCCTGCTGCAGATGCGATTCTGATGAAG TGGATCTTGCATGATTGGAGCGATGAAGAATGTATCAACATACTAAAGAGATGCAAAGAGGCTATTAGGAGCAAAGGTAAGGATGGAAAGATAGTTATCATAGACGTGGTGatagatgaggaggaggaggaacaTGATATTACAAAAGCAAAGCTTTTCTTGGATGCACTGATGATGATTTTGCTCACTGGAAAAGAGAGAACCAAGAAAGAGTGGGAAAAGCTTTTCTTGGATGCTGGCTTTAGCCACTACAAAATAGTGGCATCATATGGCTTGAAGTCCCTGATTGAGGTTTATCCTAATTGA